In the Gopherus flavomarginatus isolate rGopFla2 chromosome 6, rGopFla2.mat.asm, whole genome shotgun sequence genome, one interval contains:
- the LOC127053346 gene encoding uncharacterized protein LOC127053346: MWMSLMKGKGTWQTAKKSTHSPLLQYFLWVCKYRRIMHPVFAIFMRTVLNSAGSMLLSEMGDNEKCYGVPMIWREPTDHTSNCYFCMVPPVGKGVSKKKKWTVQYPNIPSAIRPVPHGEGLPVPDAPESFSLESDEEEEEDETSGPEPSMSQDPHFLPSSSSEPHLITQGELNDLVRDLELPKSKAELLGSRLQQWNLLAGYQGKWSPSMLADYCWTVTRDAPFNEFKRQAKKHRVDTE; this comes from the exons ATGTGGATGAGCCTGATGAAGGGGAAGGGAACTTGG CAAACTGCAAAGAAATCTACACATTCCCCATTGTTGCAGTACTTCCTGTGGGTCTGTAAATACAGGAGAATCATGCATCCTGTATTTGCAATATTCATGAGAACAGTGCTGAActctgcaggctccatgcttctgtcagagatgggagacaatgaaaagtgctatggag tgccaatgatttggagagagccaacagatcataccagcaattgttacttctgcatggtacctccagttgggaaaggtgtgtcaaagaagaaaaagtggactgtgcagtATCCAAACATTCcttcagctatacgcccagtaccccacggagaaggactgccggttcctgatgcaccagaatcattctcacttgagtcagacgaggaagaggaagaggatgaaacttctggtcctgaaccatcaatgtcacaggacccacattttctcccatcctcctcctctgaaccacacctcataacacaaggtgaactgaatgaccttgtcagggatttggaactacccaagagtaaggcagagctgttgggctccagactacagcagtggaatctcctggcaggctatcagggcaaatggagcccatcaatgcttgcagactattgctggacagtgacaagagatgctccatttaatgaattcaagagacaagccaagaagcaccgagtagacactgaatag